A window of Amycolatopsis australiensis contains these coding sequences:
- a CDS encoding DMT family transporter → MGETKTLLRIGALALMWGSSFFWIKLGLGMFSPVQLVLARLVLGAAMLVLLCRLQRARLPRGRRMWGHLAVAAFFHNALPFLLFAIGETTVDSGITGVLNSTTPLWVLLAAPLMGTSSRMTGTRVAGLVIGLGGILLIFAPWQASGLLSWGALACLAAAASYGFAFVYEGKYLSDPGLSPYATSAGQMLLASGFMVLAVPVGGLTPVHVSTGPLLAVLVLGIGSTGIAFALNYQLLASEGAVAASVVGYLLPVVSVLLGALFLGEQLHLRVIAGMVVVLGGVALTRIQKRVTAPPLPARATERV, encoded by the coding sequence GTGGGAGAGACGAAGACCCTGCTGCGGATCGGCGCGCTGGCGTTGATGTGGGGCTCGAGCTTCTTCTGGATCAAGCTGGGGCTGGGAATGTTCTCGCCGGTCCAGCTGGTGCTGGCGCGGCTCGTGCTCGGCGCGGCGATGCTGGTGCTGCTGTGCCGGCTGCAGCGCGCGCGGCTGCCGCGGGGCCGCCGGATGTGGGGGCACCTGGCCGTCGCCGCGTTCTTCCACAACGCCCTGCCGTTCCTGCTGTTCGCGATCGGCGAGACGACGGTCGACTCCGGGATCACCGGGGTGCTGAACTCGACGACGCCGCTGTGGGTGCTGCTGGCGGCGCCGCTGATGGGGACGTCTTCGCGGATGACCGGCACGCGCGTGGCGGGGCTGGTCATCGGGCTGGGCGGGATCCTGCTGATCTTCGCGCCGTGGCAGGCGTCGGGCCTGCTGAGCTGGGGCGCGCTGGCCTGCCTCGCGGCCGCGGCGAGCTACGGCTTCGCGTTCGTCTACGAGGGCAAGTACCTGTCGGACCCCGGGTTGTCGCCGTACGCGACTTCGGCGGGCCAGATGCTGCTGGCCAGCGGGTTCATGGTGCTGGCGGTGCCGGTGGGCGGGTTGACGCCGGTGCACGTGTCGACGGGTCCGTTGCTCGCGGTGCTGGTGCTGGGCATCGGGTCGACGGGCATCGCGTTCGCGTTGAACTACCAGCTGCTGGCCAGCGAAGGCGCGGTGGCGGCGTCGGTGGTCGGGTACCTGCTGCCGGTGGTCTCGGTGCTGCTGGGCGCGTTGTTCCTCGGCGAGCAGCTGCACCTGCGGGTGATCGCCGGGATGGTGGTCGTGCTCGGCGGCGTCGCGCTGACCCGGATCCAGAAGCGCGTGACGGCACCGCCGCTGCCGGCGCGGGCGACGGAACGCGTCTAG
- a CDS encoding response regulator has protein sequence MLDDVTDSQREPVKVFLVDDHALFRAGVRTELDSITDEVRVVGEAGSVAEAVAGIARTKPQVVLLDVHMPDGGGAEVLRRVRPELPDVVFLALSVSDAAEDVIAVIRAGARGYVTKTISSKELVRAVVRVADGDAVFSPRLAGFVLDAFADRPGSAPINDPELDLLTPRERDVLRLLARGYAYKEIASELFISVKTVETHVSSVLRKTQLSNRYELSRWASDRRLV, from the coding sequence ATGCTCGACGACGTGACTGACAGCCAGCGGGAACCGGTCAAGGTCTTCCTCGTCGACGACCACGCGCTGTTCCGCGCGGGCGTCCGCACCGAGCTCGACTCGATCACCGACGAAGTCCGCGTCGTCGGCGAAGCGGGTTCGGTGGCCGAAGCGGTGGCCGGCATCGCCCGCACGAAGCCGCAGGTGGTCCTGCTCGACGTCCACATGCCCGACGGCGGCGGCGCCGAGGTACTGCGCCGCGTGCGTCCCGAGCTGCCGGATGTCGTGTTCCTGGCGCTGTCGGTCTCGGACGCGGCGGAGGACGTCATCGCGGTCATCCGCGCCGGCGCCCGCGGCTACGTCACGAAGACGATCTCGTCGAAGGAGCTGGTCCGCGCGGTGGTCCGGGTGGCCGACGGCGACGCGGTGTTCTCCCCGCGCCTGGCCGGCTTCGTCCTGGACGCGTTCGCCGACCGCCCGGGCTCGGCGCCGATCAACGACCCGGAGCTGGACCTGCTGACCCCGCGCGAGCGGGACGTGCTGCGACTGCTGGCCCGCGGGTACGCGTACAAGGAGATCGCGTCGGAGCTGTTCATCTCGGTGAAGACGGTCGAGACGCACGTGTCGAGCGTCCTGCGGAAGACCCAGCTGTCGAACCGCTACGAGCTGTCCCGCTGGGCCTCCGACCGCCGTCTCGTCTAG